Proteins encoded in a region of the Ranitomeya imitator isolate aRanImi1 chromosome 9, aRanImi1.pri, whole genome shotgun sequence genome:
- the FOSL1 gene encoding fos-related antigen 1 isoform X2 — protein sequence MKKRRMTPETTSSIKKYPIHTSSGPFIPTINAITSSQDLNWMVQPSVRPLSLPPYHSPRHGVIRSMGGALSMGRRRQGDHMSQEEEERRRVRRERNKIAAAKCRNRRKELTDYLQAETDKLEDEKSSLQKEIAELQKQKDKLELILDAHQPICKVPRNHLPAQHSDSYKLLKEEPREESARGPKVKLPRIELSSTVLEPEALHTPTLMKTPSITPFTPNLVFTYPGPQESCSTAHRRLSSSSSGGDQSPSSLSSSSLLTL from the exons AAATATCCCATCCATACGTCGTCTGGTCCTTTCATCCCAACAATAAATGCAATAACTTCGAGCCAAGACCTTAACTGGATGGTACAACCAAGCGTCAGACCACTTTCCCTACCACCCTACCATAGTCCGCGCCATGGAGTCATCAGAAGCATGGGCGGAGCATTAAGCATGGGACGAAGAAGGCAAGGTGACCAT ATgtcacaagaagaagaagaaaggcgAAGAGTGCGGAGAGAGAGGAACAAGATCGCTGCCGCCAAATGCAGGAACAGGCGCAAGGAGCTGACGGATTACCTACAGGCG GAGACCGATAAACTAGAAGATGAGAAGTCATCTCTACAAAAGGAGATAGCCGAACTGcagaaacaaaaagacaagctggaactGATCCTGGATGCCCACCAACCTATCTGCAAGGTGCCTCGAAATCACCTACCGGCCCAACATTCAGACTCTTATAAGCTCCTCAAGGAAGAGCCACGTGAAGAATCGGCAAGAGGTCCCAAGGTGAAGCTCCCGAGAATTGAGCTCAGCAGCACGGTTCTGGAACCAGAAGCTCTTCACACTCCGACATTGATGAAAACTCCTTCCATCACACCCTTTACGCCAAATCTAGTCTTCACCTATCCCGGACCCCAGGAGTCCTGTTCCACCGCCCACCGCAGGCTCAGTAGCAGCAGTAGTGGTGGCGACCAGAGTCCAAGCTCCCTCAGCTCATCCTCATTATTGACTCTTTAA